One window from the genome of Clupea harengus chromosome 19, Ch_v2.0.2, whole genome shotgun sequence encodes:
- the LOC105902024 gene encoding cathepsin S-like isoform X1, which produces MADRIYDKSGSSTQIPRGLLRSIERFRFNMLGSLLVALFCGTAVALIDPNLDEHWMVWKNTHGKVYRHKIEEFKRRRIWEDYFNMIKEHNVEASLGIHTYKLGMNHMGDLAPEEIIYMLTSTLEPQELELGPRNRPWPLQRSVPESVDCRVKGLVTEVKMQGRCGSCWAFSAVGALEGQLKKTTGTLVSLSAQNLVDCATKYRTSGCHGGFMTNAFHYVIDNQGIESEKDYPYEDRQGQCHYSPRYRAANCTSYKCLPKGDEQALLEAVAHIGPIAVAIDASRLTFIFYRSGVYRDPMCSKDVNHGVLLVGYGTQKGHDYWLVKNSWSKHYGEKGYIKIARNNGNACGIALYPCYPIM; this is translated from the exons ATGGCAGATCGCATCTATGATAAAAGTGGCTCCAGCACACAGATTCCTCGTGGGCTTCTGCGCTCGATAGAAAG ATTCAGGTTCAACATGTTGGGGAGCTTGTTGGTTGCCTTGTTCTGCGGAACCGCAGTGGCCCTGATTGATCCTAATCTGGACGAACATTGGATGGTTTGGAAGAACACTCATGGGAAAGTCTATCGTCACAAG ATTGAGGAGTTTAAAAGGCGCAGAATTTGGGAGGACTATTTCAATATGATTAAGGAACATAATGTGGAGGCTTCCcttggcatacacacatacaagctgGGCATGAATCATATGGGTGACCTG GCCCCAGAGGAGATCATTTACATGCTGACCAGCACTCTGGAACCTCAGGAACTGGAACTAGGCCCACGTAACCGGCCTTGGCCTCTTCAGAGGTCCGTGCCGGAGTCTGTGGATTGTAGGGTGAAAGGTTTGGTGACTGAAGTAAAGATGCAG ggaagATGTGGTTCCTGCTGGGCCTTCAGTGCTGTAGGAGCTTTGGAGGGGCAGCTGAAGAAGACCACTGGAACTTTAGTGTCCCTGAGTGCCCAGAACCTGGTAGATTGTGCTACAAAGTACAGGACTTCCGGTTGTCACGGTGGCTTCATGACCAATGCCTTCCACTATGTGATCGACAATCAAGGCATTGAATCAGAGAAGGACTATCCATATGAGGACAGA CAAGGCCAGTGCCATTATAGCCCCCGCTACCGAGCTGCTAACTGCACCAGCTACAAATGCCTGCCAAAGGGGGATGAACAGGCACTGTTGGAGGCTGTCGCCCACATCGGTCCAATTGCTGTTGCTATTGATGCCTCTCGGCTGACGTTCATTTTTTACCGCAGTG GAGTGTACAGGGATCCAATGTGTTCCAAAGATGTTAACCATGGAGTGCTGCTAGTTGGCTATGGCACCCAAAAGGGACATGACTACTGGCTGGTTAAAAACAG CTGGAGCAAACACTATGGTGAAAAGGGCTACATCAAGATTGCGAGGAACAACGGCAATGCGTGTGGAATTGCCCTCTACCCCTGTTACCCAATAATGTGA
- the LOC105902024 gene encoding cathepsin S-like isoform X2 has product MADRIYDKSGSSTQIPRGLLRSIERFRFNMLGSLLVALFCGTAVALIDPNLDEHWMVWKNTHGKVYRHKIEEFKRRRIWEDYFNMIKEHNVEASLGIHTYKLGMNHMGDLAPEEIIYMLTSTLEPQELELGPRNRPWPLQRSVPESVDCRVKGLVTEVKMQGRCGSCWAFSAVGALEGQLKKTTGTLVSLSAQNLVDCATKYRTSGCHGGFMTNAFHYVIDNQGIESEKDYPYEDRQGQCHYSPRYRAANCTSYKCLPKGDEQALLEAVAHIGPIAVAIDASRLTFIFYRSVNPGGSLVCVLQECTGIQCVPKMLTMECC; this is encoded by the exons ATGGCAGATCGCATCTATGATAAAAGTGGCTCCAGCACACAGATTCCTCGTGGGCTTCTGCGCTCGATAGAAAG ATTCAGGTTCAACATGTTGGGGAGCTTGTTGGTTGCCTTGTTCTGCGGAACCGCAGTGGCCCTGATTGATCCTAATCTGGACGAACATTGGATGGTTTGGAAGAACACTCATGGGAAAGTCTATCGTCACAAG ATTGAGGAGTTTAAAAGGCGCAGAATTTGGGAGGACTATTTCAATATGATTAAGGAACATAATGTGGAGGCTTCCcttggcatacacacatacaagctgGGCATGAATCATATGGGTGACCTG GCCCCAGAGGAGATCATTTACATGCTGACCAGCACTCTGGAACCTCAGGAACTGGAACTAGGCCCACGTAACCGGCCTTGGCCTCTTCAGAGGTCCGTGCCGGAGTCTGTGGATTGTAGGGTGAAAGGTTTGGTGACTGAAGTAAAGATGCAG ggaagATGTGGTTCCTGCTGGGCCTTCAGTGCTGTAGGAGCTTTGGAGGGGCAGCTGAAGAAGACCACTGGAACTTTAGTGTCCCTGAGTGCCCAGAACCTGGTAGATTGTGCTACAAAGTACAGGACTTCCGGTTGTCACGGTGGCTTCATGACCAATGCCTTCCACTATGTGATCGACAATCAAGGCATTGAATCAGAGAAGGACTATCCATATGAGGACAGA CAAGGCCAGTGCCATTATAGCCCCCGCTACCGAGCTGCTAACTGCACCAGCTACAAATGCCTGCCAAAGGGGGATGAACAGGCACTGTTGGAGGCTGTCGCCCACATCGGTCCAATTGCTGTTGCTATTGATGCCTCTCGGCTGACGTTCATTTTTTACCGCAGTG TCAATCCTGGGGGTTCCTTGGTATGTGTTTTGCAGGAGTGTACAGGGATCCAATGTGTTCCAAAGATGTTAACCATGGAGTGCTGCTAG
- the LOC105902026 gene encoding alpha-endosulfine isoform X1 encodes MSSENQESEAPLESGEEKQQDSQEKDANPVKSEEAKLKSKYPNLGQKPGGSDFLMKRLQKGQKYFDSGDYNMAKAKMKSKQLPVAGPEKGLVTGDHIPTPQDLPQRKSSLVTSKLAG; translated from the exons ATGTCGTCTGAGAATCAAGAGTCCGAGGCGCCACTGGagtcaggagaggagaaacag CAGGACTCCCAGGAGAAGGATGCCAACCCAGTGAAGTCAGAGGAGGCAAAACTCAAGTCCAAGTACCCCAACCTGGGACAGAAGCCTGGAGGGTCAGACTTCCTGATGAAGAGACTACAGAAAGGG caaaAGTACTTTGACTCGGGCGACTACAACATGGCCAAGGCCAAGATGAAGAGCAAGCAGTTGCCAGTGGCCGGTCCAGAGAAGGGGTTGGTGACGGGGGACCACATCCCCACGCCGCAGGACCTGCCTCAGAGAAAATCCTCTCTAGTTACCAGCAAGCTGGCTGGATag
- the LOC105902026 gene encoding alpha-endosulfine isoform X2, giving the protein MSSENQESEAPLESGEEKQDSQEKDANPVKSEEAKLKSKYPNLGQKPGGSDFLMKRLQKGQKYFDSGDYNMAKAKMKSKQLPVAGPEKGLVTGDHIPTPQDLPQRKSSLVTSKLAG; this is encoded by the exons ATGTCGTCTGAGAATCAAGAGTCCGAGGCGCCACTGGagtcaggagaggagaaacag GACTCCCAGGAGAAGGATGCCAACCCAGTGAAGTCAGAGGAGGCAAAACTCAAGTCCAAGTACCCCAACCTGGGACAGAAGCCTGGAGGGTCAGACTTCCTGATGAAGAGACTACAGAAAGGG caaaAGTACTTTGACTCGGGCGACTACAACATGGCCAAGGCCAAGATGAAGAGCAAGCAGTTGCCAGTGGCCGGTCCAGAGAAGGGGTTGGTGACGGGGGACCACATCCCCACGCCGCAGGACCTGCCTCAGAGAAAATCCTCTCTAGTTACCAGCAAGCTGGCTGGATag
- the LOC105902025 gene encoding induced myeloid leukemia cell differentiation protein Mcl-1 homolog, with protein sequence MSLSTMKRTTASVVGLLCPHYTVQNGVADKCFMEDIGAPSAAPNAGSGAKSIGLKTENELDDCSDEVDSSPRVLLPERKALGFDSGFHSSEDDGSLPTSPDSQPCSPEFPTGETELMRETRELIVEFYLSYTGLSRSERRPHKAMGTMRKVVNDVLTKHEIAFKGMVRRLDLDHLDDNMSFVTDVAESTFSDGTTNWGRIATLVAFGAVLSGHLKGAGRPECVETVSNQISSYLALQKYDWLINNNGWHGFRDFFYEENPESVVRNTLMAVAGFAGLGAGLAFLIR encoded by the exons ATGAGTCTCTCAACCATGAAGCGCACGACCGCCAGTGTCGTCGGTTTGCTTTGTCCTCATTACACCGTTCAAAATGGAGTCGCGGACAAGTGCTTTATGGAAGACATCGGAGCGCCCTCTGCAGCTCCAAACGCTGGATCTGGAGCAAAGTCGATTGGCTTGAAAACCGAAAATGAACTGGATGATTGTTCTGACGAAGTGGATAGTTCACCCAGAGTCTTATTGCCTGAACGAAAAGCGTTAGGGTTTGATAGTGGTTTTCACAGTTCGGAAGACGATGGATCTTTGCCCACATCTCCGGACTCTCAGCCCTGTAGTCCAGAGTTCCCTACAGGAGAAACTGAACTCATGCGAGAAACGAGAGAACTAATTGTTGAGTTTTATTTGAGTTATACGGGTCTCTCGCGATCAGAACGGCGTCCACACAAAGCAATGGGAACTATGAGGAAGGTCGTAAACGACGTTTTAACAAAGCACGAGATTGCATTCAAAG GTATGGTGAGGAGGCTGGATCTGGACCACCTGGACGATAATATGTCCTTTGTGACGGATGTGGCTGAGAGTACATTCAGCGACGGCACCACTAACTGGGGTCGTATCGCCACATTAGTGGCCTTTGGGGCAGTGCTCAGTGGACACTTGAAGGGGGCTGGAAGGCCAGAGTGTGTGGAAACAGTGTCTAACCAGATCTCCTCATACCTGGCCCTCCAGAAGTATGACTGGCTCATCAACAACAATGGATGG CATGGGTTCAGAGATTTTTTTTATGAGGAGAACCCTGAATCTGTGGTGAGAAACACCCTCATGGCAGTGGCAGGTTTCGCCGGCCTTGGAGCTGGACTGGCCTTTCTGATAAGGTGA